A genomic region of Erythrobacter sp. SCSIO 43205 contains the following coding sequences:
- a CDS encoding amidase family protein, with product MAYPKLTDKPGALQTAAAIRSGTMSVAEAVDAAITRIEHLDAEVDALAVPDFERAAATAKAMDAAGPQGDQPLFGVPMTVKESFDVAGLQSCWGHKAHTDYIARSDSELVRRLKAAGAVILGKTNVPVDLTDWQSFNPVYGRTNNPHNTERSPGGSSGGSAAAVASGMVPAEFGTDIGGSVRVPAHFCGVWAHKPTWGLVSKRGHDHPQMAKQDGFIAAHDGILSVAGPFARNPQDLTVMMEVASSYTLSRHAKPLRQCRILAVTQYPGAPVDQSVAEPIEAAIEALTKAGVTVERTSDLLPDLAKQQADYMMMLNVAMARGAPSASGRRASATDWFDLLDAQSSNQAQWAALFETYDFVLAPPAPVLAVEHSDKRAFDQPMRINGKEVPGAAGLAWAGIATFPHLPSTVLPIGSGTYEGAQLPCGMQVMGPLMSDLDCIHAAQEIGNILHG from the coding sequence TTGGCCTATCCAAAACTGACCGATAAGCCCGGCGCTTTGCAAACAGCAGCGGCCATTCGCAGCGGGACGATGTCTGTGGCTGAGGCCGTGGATGCGGCCATCACGCGTATTGAGCATCTGGATGCAGAGGTGGACGCGCTTGCTGTGCCGGACTTTGAACGCGCGGCTGCGACGGCCAAGGCAATGGATGCAGCAGGTCCACAAGGGGACCAACCGCTTTTCGGCGTGCCTATGACGGTCAAGGAAAGCTTCGATGTGGCGGGCCTACAGAGCTGCTGGGGCCACAAGGCCCACACCGACTACATCGCGCGCAGCGATAGCGAGCTTGTGCGGCGATTAAAGGCGGCGGGAGCGGTTATCCTTGGCAAGACCAATGTGCCGGTTGATTTGACCGATTGGCAAAGCTTCAACCCGGTCTATGGCCGCACCAATAATCCGCACAACACCGAGCGTTCACCCGGCGGATCGTCAGGCGGGAGTGCGGCGGCGGTGGCGAGCGGCATGGTGCCAGCTGAGTTTGGCACAGACATTGGCGGATCGGTCCGTGTGCCAGCGCATTTTTGCGGAGTGTGGGCGCACAAACCAACATGGGGCCTCGTCTCAAAACGGGGGCACGACCACCCCCAAATGGCCAAGCAAGATGGCTTTATCGCAGCGCATGACGGCATACTTTCGGTCGCAGGGCCTTTCGCGCGCAATCCGCAAGATTTGACCGTGATGATGGAAGTCGCGTCAAGTTACACTCTGTCGCGCCATGCAAAGCCTCTCAGACAATGTCGCATCCTTGCCGTGACGCAATATCCCGGCGCGCCCGTGGACCAAAGCGTGGCTGAGCCAATCGAGGCCGCGATTGAGGCGCTTACAAAGGCGGGCGTTACAGTTGAACGGACAAGCGATCTTCTGCCCGATCTCGCCAAACAACAAGCCGATTATATGATGATGCTCAACGTCGCAATGGCGAGAGGCGCACCGTCAGCTAGCGGCAGGCGGGCAAGTGCAACCGACTGGTTCGACCTGCTTGATGCGCAAAGCTCCAATCAGGCGCAGTGGGCCGCGCTGTTCGAGACATATGATTTTGTCCTTGCGCCCCCTGCCCCGGTGCTCGCCGTTGAGCACAGCGACAAACGCGCGTTTGACCAGCCGATGCGCATCAATGGCAAAGAGGTGCCTGGGGCAGCGGGCCTTGCATGGGCGGGGATCGCGACTTTCCCCCACCTGCCCTCAACCGTGCTGCCCATCGGTTCGGGAACCTATGAAGGCGCGCAGCTTCCGTGCGGGATGCAGGTCATGGGCCCCCTGATGAGCGATCTGGATTGCATCCATGCCGCGCAGGAGATCGGGAATATCTTGCACGGCTAA
- a CDS encoding PepSY domain-containing protein has translation MAKNSNMRLFAKWHIWLGWLVGVPIVMWLASGLFMTIKPIDEVRGDHLRVAVEDAPLVVADSEFANSADAGLKEMRLVMQEGRAVALLTTLDGTVTRIDYASGEPIAPVTAEKARAIVAQHIVGGNKVTSVRFFEADEVPFDFRRPRPVWQVTLEDATHVYVGRDTGEIEAVRTQWWRWFDFMWGLHIMDLSEREATSHPILILFAGLSLIGAILGCILMFRRRKSRIKALAP, from the coding sequence ATGGCAAAGAATTCGAATATGCGCCTTTTTGCAAAATGGCACATCTGGCTTGGCTGGCTCGTCGGGGTTCCTATTGTCATGTGGCTTGCAAGCGGGCTTTTCATGACGATCAAGCCTATCGACGAAGTGCGCGGTGATCACCTGCGGGTAGCGGTCGAAGATGCCCCTCTCGTTGTCGCGGACAGCGAGTTCGCGAACAGTGCCGATGCCGGGCTCAAAGAGATGCGCCTCGTCATGCAAGAGGGCCGCGCGGTGGCGCTGCTCACCACGCTCGACGGCACGGTCACCCGGATCGACTATGCTAGCGGAGAGCCAATTGCGCCTGTGACAGCCGAGAAGGCGCGCGCCATTGTTGCGCAGCACATCGTGGGCGGCAATAAAGTCACCTCCGTGCGCTTTTTCGAGGCCGATGAGGTGCCATTCGATTTTCGTCGCCCTCGCCCCGTTTGGCAAGTCACGCTGGAAGACGCGACCCACGTGTACGTTGGGCGCGACACTGGAGAGATCGAAGCGGTGCGCACGCAGTGGTGGCGCTGGTTCGATTTCATGTGGGGCCTTCACATCATGGATCTGTCCGAGCGCGAGGCGACCAGTCACCCAATCCTGATCCTGTTCGCTGGGCTTTCACTCATCGGAGCTATTTTGGGCTGCATCCTGATGTTCCGCCGCCGCAAATCGCGGATCAAGGCGCTCGCACCATGA